In a single window of the Alphaproteobacteria bacterium genome:
- a CDS encoding multidrug effflux MFS transporter yields the protein MRRDEFFLPRMLLIIAWCVSIMGVQIYTPCLPLIGDYFQVGDDTAQQLMSYNFFGLSISGFFYGPLSECYGRRRIFIIGFCIFLVGALVSTMSVSIEMLILSQLFQGIGAGVSGVLLLSVIQDVYKGVRAAQIISSVGMVIPLAPAIAPVIGGYITNYFGWRANFLFLAIAIFLILILCYHRLPETLPKEKHHSFSPILLAKQYMSVLRNMRFLGCLLIVGLGFACIAAFQATTPFVFIEQYGIPVTHYGYYTVFAATGVILGNFFVHRLVKRFSLKKIMKIGSIISTIAASLILLGGILQLKSAIHISLFMHVFCVGIGMAFSTATTMAMETHTRLKGYSAAAVRSFQMLAGAGAIAFVGEIYNGTLVPLGVFMVTCALIIATLSFTIRSSGQTNP from the coding sequence ATGAGACGTGACGAATTTTTCTTACCAAGAATGCTTCTCATCATAGCGTGGTGTGTTTCTATTATGGGGGTGCAAATATATACGCCGTGCCTCCCTTTAATTGGAGACTATTTTCAGGTCGGAGATGATACGGCCCAGCAATTAATGAGCTATAACTTTTTTGGACTTTCTATATCGGGATTTTTCTATGGGCCATTATCTGAGTGCTATGGAAGACGTCGTATTTTTATTATTGGATTTTGTATTTTCTTAGTGGGTGCTTTGGTGAGCACCATGTCTGTCTCCATCGAAATGCTAATTTTGTCCCAGCTATTTCAAGGGATAGGGGCCGGGGTCTCGGGGGTTCTTTTATTGTCAGTTATTCAAGATGTATACAAAGGGGTGAGAGCAGCACAGATCATATCGTCGGTTGGAATGGTTATCCCCTTAGCACCAGCAATTGCTCCTGTCATTGGTGGGTACATAACCAATTACTTTGGCTGGCGAGCTAATTTCCTATTTTTGGCTATAGCGATTTTTTTGATTCTAATCCTCTGCTACCACCGTTTACCAGAAACACTTCCAAAAGAAAAACACCACTCATTTTCGCCTATATTACTTGCAAAACAGTATATGAGCGTTTTAAGAAATATGCGGTTCTTAGGATGTCTTCTCATAGTTGGACTAGGTTTTGCTTGTATTGCCGCTTTTCAGGCGACAACGCCATTTGTTTTTATCGAACAATATGGGATCCCTGTGACCCATTACGGATATTACACTGTTTTTGCAGCTACAGGCGTTATTTTAGGGAACTTTTTTGTTCATCGATTAGTGAAACGATTTTCTCTCAAAAAAATTATGAAGATTGGTTCAATAATTTCCACTATTGCAGCTTCTCTCATTTTGTTGGGCGGAATTTTACAACTTAAGTCTGCCATACATATTTCACTATTCATGCATGTGTTTTGCGTAGGCATTGGAATGGCATTTTCAACGGCGACCACCATGGCCATGGAAACGCATACTCGGCTTAAGGGGTATTCAGCGGCGGCAGTGAGATCTTTCCAAATGTTGGCGGGGGCGGGGGCCATTGCTTTCGTTGGTGAGATTTATAATGGCACTCTTGTTCCCTTGGGAGTTTTTATGGTGACATGCGCCTTGATAATCGCTACATTGTCGTTCACGATTCGCAGTTCAGGCCAAACCAATCCGTAG
- the truA gene encoding tRNA pseudouridine(38-40) synthase TruA has product MTRYKLTIEYDGRNFCGWQRQTNGPSVQETIEVAIRDFCGDSVILHVAGRTDSGVHAMGQVAHLDVEKDFPEETVRNALNFHLSKAHRPLDISILSAEKVSEDFHARFSATKRIYHYRISTRGAPLALENGKRWHVPSSLNIQAMQEAANCLIGHHDFTTFRAKHCQAKSPVKTLDQLDVEQSGDEILITASARSFLHHQVRNLVGTLRLVGEGKWSVADVKEALAQKDRAKGGPTAPAQGLYLLRVEY; this is encoded by the coding sequence ATGACAAGATATAAGCTGACAATAGAATACGATGGGCGCAATTTTTGCGGTTGGCAACGTCAGACCAACGGGCCTTCTGTACAGGAAACTATTGAAGTGGCTATACGAGATTTTTGTGGAGACTCTGTAATCCTTCATGTGGCTGGAAGAACAGATTCGGGTGTGCATGCTATGGGGCAAGTGGCGCACCTGGATGTTGAAAAGGATTTTCCGGAAGAGACCGTTCGAAATGCTTTAAACTTTCATCTTTCAAAGGCACATCGGCCTCTGGATATTTCCATTCTTTCGGCTGAAAAGGTATCAGAAGATTTTCATGCACGTTTTTCGGCAACAAAACGTATTTACCACTATAGAATATCAACTCGAGGGGCTCCTCTTGCTTTAGAAAATGGCAAACGGTGGCATGTCCCAAGTTCTTTGAATATACAGGCCATGCAAGAGGCTGCAAATTGTCTCATCGGGCACCATGATTTTACGACCTTTCGAGCGAAACATTGTCAGGCTAAATCTCCAGTAAAAACTTTGGACCAACTGGATGTGGAGCAGTCTGGGGATGAGATTTTGATCACAGCTTCAGCTCGTTCCTTTCTTCATCATCAAGTACGCAATCTTGTGGGGACACTTAGGCTAGTGGGGGAGGGGAAGTGGTCTGTGGCAGATGTTAAAGAAGCCCTTGCGCAAAAGGATCGTGCAAAAGGAGGACCAACGGCTCCGGCCCAGGGACTGTATTTATTGCGGGTTGAATATTAA
- a CDS encoding methionyl-tRNA formyltransferase, whose product MGVSPRVVFMGTPEFSVPTLSALLENGCDVVAVYTQPPRPVGRGHKMSASSVHKYAEERGLSVHTPVSLKDSIVLEELKALKPDVIVVVAYGLLLPKEILQVPSLGCFNVHASLLPRWRGAAPIQRAILAGDLETGVTIMHMEEGLDTGPMFMSEQVDITPTTTAQELHGTLSLLGGKLMVTVLDRVLAGQATSVSQPQKGVTYANKLARSEGEISWNESAVSQERKVRAFTPWPGTWFDLKDLRVKVFSAEVVFVDSDARGYSPGTIIDGQLTILCADGQGLRIKEVQKPGGSRMKTEEFLRGTPISAGTVLKVCS is encoded by the coding sequence ATGGGTGTTTCTCCTCGTGTTGTGTTTATGGGGACGCCAGAGTTCTCTGTTCCTACATTAAGTGCACTCCTAGAAAACGGTTGCGATGTGGTAGCAGTGTACACACAGCCCCCCCGTCCCGTTGGTCGTGGTCATAAGATGTCAGCAAGTTCTGTTCATAAATATGCAGAAGAACGCGGCCTTTCTGTTCATACCCCAGTTAGTCTAAAAGATTCTATTGTTCTGGAAGAATTAAAAGCTTTGAAGCCGGATGTGATTGTTGTGGTTGCATATGGATTATTGCTTCCCAAGGAGATTTTGCAGGTTCCATCATTGGGATGCTTTAACGTGCATGCTTCTTTATTGCCCCGTTGGCGTGGTGCGGCCCCGATCCAGCGGGCAATACTAGCGGGGGATCTAGAAACAGGCGTTACCATTATGCACATGGAAGAGGGGCTTGATACGGGGCCTATGTTCATGAGCGAGCAGGTTGACATTACGCCAACCACAACGGCGCAAGAACTGCACGGTACACTATCACTTCTTGGTGGGAAGCTAATGGTGACGGTTTTGGATAGGGTTCTTGCTGGACAAGCAACATCGGTGTCCCAACCTCAGAAGGGGGTCACTTATGCCAATAAGTTAGCCCGTTCAGAAGGAGAGATTTCCTGGAATGAGTCAGCCGTGTCACAAGAAAGAAAAGTAAGGGCGTTTACCCCGTGGCCAGGCACATGGTTTGATTTGAAAGATTTACGCGTCAAAGTTTTTTCCGCTGAGGTTGTTTTTGTTGATTCAGATGCAAGGGGGTATTCTCCCGGAACGATTATTGATGGTCAGCTCACTATCTTGTGTGCAGATGGTCAGGGACTTCGGATAAAGGAAGTTCAAAAACCAGGCGGGAGTCGCATGAAAACCGAAGAATTTTTACGAGGGACGCCTATCTCAGCAGGGACAGTCCTAAAGGTTTGTTCATGA
- a CDS encoding peptide deformylase, which produces MALLTVLSAPDPRLRMKAKPIKEVDDSIRKFMDDMLETMLHDKGGGLAAVQVGVDKRVIVMQIEPEYEGDGKLYFMANPEIVWSSSEKKLWEEGCLSVPGIFIEVERAEKVKVKFLDRDNKERELDLDGRIAECVQHEIEHLDGILTIDHLSAIKRKIVLKKLQKNKLQQVSGS; this is translated from the coding sequence ATGGCTTTATTAACAGTACTAAGTGCACCAGATCCAAGACTAAGAATGAAAGCAAAACCTATTAAAGAGGTTGATGATAGCATTCGTAAATTTATGGATGATATGTTGGAGACTATGCTTCACGATAAGGGAGGGGGCTTAGCGGCTGTACAGGTGGGGGTGGATAAACGTGTCATCGTTATGCAGATAGAACCAGAATACGAGGGAGATGGCAAACTTTACTTTATGGCGAATCCCGAAATAGTGTGGTCGTCTTCAGAAAAAAAATTGTGGGAAGAGGGATGCCTTTCTGTCCCAGGTATATTTATAGAGGTAGAGCGTGCAGAAAAAGTTAAAGTTAAGTTTTTAGATCGTGATAATAAAGAACGAGAGTTGGATTTAGACGGACGTATAGCAGAATGTGTTCAACATGAAATTGAGCATCTTGATGGGATTCTTACCATTGATCACTTATCAGCTATAAAACGAAAAATAGTTCTAAAGAAACTCCAAAAGAATAAGCTACAGCAAGTATCGGGATCATAA